The following proteins are co-located in the Perognathus longimembris pacificus isolate PPM17 chromosome 25, ASM2315922v1, whole genome shotgun sequence genome:
- the Foxi1 gene encoding LOW QUALITY PROTEIN: forkhead box protein I1 (The sequence of the model RefSeq protein was modified relative to this genomic sequence to represent the inferred CDS: deleted 1 base in 1 codon) has product MSSFDLPVPSPPRCGPQFPSIGQEPPETGLYYENFFHTQGVASPQRPPSFEGPGEYGATPNPYLWLNGPAVAPPAYLPGPNAGPFLPQAYGVQRPLLPGVAGLGGGDLGWLPLPSQEELMKLVRPPYSYSALIAMAIHGAPDRRLTLSQIYQYVADNFPFYNRSKAGWQNSIRHNLSLNDCFKKVPRDEDDPGKGNYWTLDPNCEKMFDNGNFRRKRKRKSDPAPGSGTLAAEKPEPGLLAGGPGAADPRDALDGAPRAAPGSPETRASPGPSGPPCLGGFLSAVAAYGSGAGPGGRAGAARAPSPEPADGTGQNSLGLGPYAPPGGLGGGGHAGGEWAGPAPGGALGYAGPVLHQLGPHFFNGANANGALYAREGTEG; this is encoded by the exons ATGAGCTCCTTCGACCTCCCCGTGCCCTCGCCGCCCCGCTGCGGCCCCCAGTTCCCCAGCATCGGCCAGGAGCCCCCCGAGACCGGCCTCTACTATGAGAACTTCTTCCACACCCAGGGGGTGGCCAGCCCGCAGAGGCCCCCCTCCTTCGAGGGGCCCGGCGAGTACGGGGCCACCCCCAACCCCTACCTGTGGCTCAACGGGCCGGCCGTGGCCCCGCCGGCCTACCTGCCCGGCCCCAACGCCGGCCCCTTCCTGCCCCAGGCCTACGGCGTGCAGAGGCCCCTGCTGCCGGGCGTGGCCGGGCTGGGCGGCGGGGACCTGGGCTGGCTGCCCCTGCCCTCGCAGGAGGAGCTGATGAAGCTGGTGCGGCCGCCCTACTCCTACTCGGCCCTCATCGCCATGGCCATCCACGGGGCCCCGGACCGGCGCCTCACGCTCAGCCAGATCTACCAGTACGTGGCCGACAACTTCCCCTTCTACAACCGCAGCAAGGCCGGCTGGCAGAACTCCATCCGCCACAACCTCTCGCTCAACGACTGCTTCAAGAAGGTGCCCCGCGACGAGGACGACcccg GCAAAGGGAATTACTGGACGCTGGACCCCAACTGTGAGAAGATGTTCGACAACGGGAATTTccgcaggaagaggaagaggaaatcaGACCCGGCCCCGGGCTCGGGCACCTTGGCCGCGGAGAAGCCGGAGCCGGGGCTGCTGGcgggcggccccggggcggccGACCCCCGGGACGCGCTGGACGGGGCCCCCCGGGCGGCCCCCGGCTCTCCGGAGACGCGGGCCTCGCCGGGCCCCTCGGGGCCGCCCTGCCTGGGCGGCTTCCTCTCCGCCGTGGCGGCCTACGGGAGCGGCGCCGGGCCCGGGGGCCGCGCGGGGGCCGCGCGCGCTCCCAGCCCCGAGCCCGCCGACGGGACGGGGCAGAACTCGCTGGGCCTCGGCCCCTACGCGCCGCCGGGCGGCCTCGGCGGCGGGGGCCAC GCGGGGGGCGAGTGGGCCGGCCCCGCGCCGGGCGGCGCCCTGGGCTACGCGGGCCCCGTCCTCCACCAGCTCGGCCCCCACTTCTTCAACGGCGCGAACGCCAACGGCGCGCTCTACGCCCGGGAGGGCACGGAGGGCTAG